A window of Cytobacillus sp. FSL H8-0458 genomic DNA:
TCTTCGCGAGCTTTTTGAAGCGGAAGAAATTACGCAGCGTGAGCTTCAGAAAAAAGTGAATATCGATCATGCGGCTGTCACAAGACACCTCAAGCAGCTTGAAGAAAAAGGCATGGTAATCCGCAGGAAAAATCCTGAAGATAACCGTTTTACTTACGTCAGACTGACAGAGGAAGGCAAAACTAAGATTGCTGCTTACTGTGAAGAAAAGCAACGGTTTATTTCCAAAATCCTGAACGGCTTTTCGGAGCTTGAGCGAAGCACACTATTAAATATGCTCACTCGCATCCAGGAAAATGTAGATAATATGTAATTTTATCATCCAGAAAAAACATAAAGGAGAGTTCATCATGAATAAAACCATTATCAATGACTTTAAAGAAATCGTCACAGGCCGCCGTTCCATTCGTAATTATGACCCAACTGTGAAAATCAGCAGAGAAGAAATGGCTAAAATCCTGGAGGAAGCCTCTTTAGCTCCTTCATCTGTAAACCTTCAGCCATGGCGTTTTGTAGTAATCGATTCAAAAGAAGGCAAAGAAACACTGGCACCACTTGCAAAATTCAATCAAAGGCAGGTAGAGACATCAGCCGCTGTCGTTGCCGTCTTTGTTGATATGAAAAGTGAAGCGTTTATTGAAAAAATTTATGATACTGCTGTAGAAAAAGGATATATGCCTGCTGATGTAAGAGACAAGCAGGTGCCAGCCATCAAAGGTTTAGTGGAAAATATGACATTCGAGCAAAAGAAAGAAATGAACCTGATCGATGCCGGTCTTGTATCCATGCAGCTAATGCTTGCAGCACGTGCTCATGGCTATGATACAAATCCAATTGGCGGATATGAAAAAGACCGAATTGCCGAAGCTTTTGATTTGGACAAAGAACGCTACTACACTGTCATGCTAATCTCAATCGGGAAATCCGCTGATCAAGGCTACAAATCGGTCCGCCTGCCTGTTGAAGATATCACGGAGTGGAAATAACTCACAAAGGAGAAATGCAACATGATCATTATTCATGCTGGCTTCCAAATACAAACTGATAAAGAAAAGGATTTTCTTGCCGAAATTCGTCCGCTTATCGATGCCTCTAGAGCAGAGGAAGGAAATGTATCTTATGACCTTTTGAAGGATACAGAAAAAGCAGGATCTTATACTATGGTGGAATTGTGGAAGGATATGGACGCTGTGAAGTTCCACAACCAGACTGAACACTTTACATCCTTTACGGCAACAGCTCCTCAATATTTTGCTGTACCTCCTCAGGTGAAAGTATATGATGCGCAGCCTGTAGATAAAAAATAAATTATAGACAAAAAGACGCTTGGGAAAGGAGATTCCTAAGCGTTTTTTTATCGTTGTTATTCCTTTTGATTTTCTTTCTGATCATGATAAGCAATGAGAATGACTTCTTCTCCCTTTTCCTCACTTAAGCGTTTTTCCAGATTATGCACCTGCTGCAGATCCCCGTCGGACAAATTTGCAAATTGATATTCTTTATTCATTTTTAATCACCTTTCCGTTGTAAGATACCTAAAGTTTGTGTTTACCAAGCATTTTTATACACATAAAAAGCCCGGGAATCTTCCCCGGACTTCCTTCTTCCTATTTAATCCCCAAAATGGCAATTGTTATGACAGCTAACACCAGGCTCAGCAGCAGCGACATGCCCCAATGCTTCTTTTCCGTCATCTTGAATAACACATTCATTACGGAACTGATTGCCAGAAAGATAAAGAAAACAAATAAAAAAATCATAAATTCCATAACTCTTAACCTGCCTTCTTCCCTGTTTTCGCCAGGAAATAAGAAGAGCTTCCCATCATCATCCCTCCGAAGATCCCCATGAAACTGCCGGCGATTGCCCAATTGGCAGACAGAAAGATGCCGGACATAAGTAAAATCAGCCCTCCGAAAAACAGGGTCATTCCCACTTTCATTCTGCATCTCCCCTCTGTTACTCAGTCTAAATCTTTAACAACCGCCATTTCCTTCCCAAATCGGTGGCCATGATCTGCAAATCCCAAACTTGCATAAAGATGGTGTGCCCCAAGATTCTCCGGATGGTAGCCTACTGCAAGTTTTTTAGCATTCGGCAATTTCGCCATCTCAGCAATCATCAGTTCTGTCGCTTTTTTGCCTATTCCCCTGCCTTGGTGTTCCTTATCAACCATAATCCGGTAAATCCAGTATGCATCCAATTCTTCTAAACATGTATTAAACATTAAGAAGCCGACAGCTTTATCTTCTAAGTAAATCACATACGGTCTAAGCGCTGTTTCAAATTTAGATTGCGCAATGGAAACAGCATTTGGCTCCATATAAGCTCTTTGTTCCTCTGAAAGCTCCAATAAACAGCAGTCATACCAATTGTCTGCTGTTACTTCTTCAATTTTCACTTTGCCAGTATTCAAAATAAATTTCCCCTTTTCTCATTTTTGGGGAAACGCTGTTTTTAATTAGGCGTTCTCCCATTATTTTGATCCATAATAACTAAAGTTTTATTTAGCATATTGAACGCCTCCTTTTACTAAATTATCAGAAAAAAATAAGACCCACTCATTATACTATATTATTCCAGTAAATGCGCACATCCCGATTACAGTTATTTTTTCTATGGAAAGGCCATATATAATATATTGATTCAGCAAAAAAGGGGAGGATGCGATCATATGCCAGCGAAGCAAATTCGTTTACTAAGAATTCAAAGCCTTGCTCACGACATTATGCTAGAAATGAACTCAAAGGAAGACCATAAGAAGAATGAATCATACAGAACAGTCATTGATCACTTATCACGTGCGATTGGGGAACTTTCTGATCCATCGGGTGATTATTCATTGGATTATGTAGAAGAAAAAGTAGCTACTGCCCATTATAAGATCTTTAAGAACATGAAAAAACTGACTCCGCTTCGAAAAACAAAAGAATCAGCATGGTAAATTTTTTTGAATGAAACTGATAATTATTATCAATAATAAATAGCAGGGAGGTAACCAGATCGGTTACCCTTTTGGCTTACATTTCCGGCTCAAATGTTTTACAGTCTGTTTCTTTGCTGTTGGAAGCGTGCTTGCCTTTATGGCTGACAACATAAATAGCTTCTGCAGCGCACTTATTTCCCTGTTCCCAATAAGTGCAGTTATTTACTTCACAAAGAACATCTTTAGCCATGTATATCACCTCCTGGCCATATTTTCTTCAAATCAGGATGGTGATATACATGGCCCTTTATTTACCTGAATTCCATTCTTCCTTCAAAATCGCATAATAATATTCATCCCACCACTCATCCCCATGTGGAATGCACTTTTTGAAAAAGCCTTCCCGCCTCATGCCGATTTTCTCCATCACACGGTAAGACGGCGGGTTCTCGGGCTGGCAGGTTGCAATAATCCGGTGAACGCCAAGTTCTTCAAAGCCATATTTCAGCACTGCATATGCTGCTTCTGATGCATAGCCTTTATTATAAAACTTCGGATTAAACACCCAGCCAATCTCAAAGGTATGATCGCCAAAATATTTATGAAACCCAATATGGCCGATCAGAACCTCCCCATCTATAAAAACAGGGAAATGTTCTGCTTTCTCTATATTCTTGCGGATAAACTCTTTTGCAGCCTCTTCTGTAAATACACCTTCCGGAATATATCTCATTACTTCCGGGTTTGATGTATACTCATAAACTGCCTGCCAGTCTTCTGATTTAAACTTTCTAACGGTTAATCTCTTTGTTTTAATGTCCATCATCTTTCCCCTTATTAAAAGTTATAAGAAAAGTATTCTTCGTTTTTGAGAATATCCCCTCTAATTTCTGGAATATTCCATCATGAACCCTCCTTAATGTTTATTCACTATATAAAAAGTGTAAATAACATATATGTCTCAAATAGATAAGGAGAGGTTTAAATGGCATTAGTAAAAGAGTTTAACACAATTAATGAAGCTGTTCAGGCAGCCAATTCTTTGCATGGCAGAGGTGTCGCAGAAAATGAAGTGTTCGTTCTTGCGCATGATGATAGCATAACAGATACAGTAGCCGACCACTCTGAAGCTAAAAAAATTGGCGTGGATGAAACTGGGCTGGGTACAGCTTTCAAAAACATGTTCCAAAGCCAGGGAGATGAACTTCGTACTAAAATGGAGGAAATTGGACTATCTCAAACTGAAGCTGAATCATATGAAAAAACACTCGATGAAGGCAAAATTCTGCTGATTTGCAAAGATGATAACCAAAGTAGCTTCTTAGGATACTAAATCATAATAAATTTAACTGGTGCAAAGGGTAATCACCCTTTGCTTTTTCTTCGCAAAAACAGCATCCGTTTCGGATGCTGTTTTCAGGTGAGGTTTATTTATTGATTGTTATTTTCTTCAGAAGGCTCTTCATCCATATCCGGTTCTTCTTCATCCATATTTTCTTCACTAGGCTCTTCCGTTACATCTGGTTCCTGGTTATCTTCTTGATTTTCCATTTCCATGTTTTCCTCATCTTCCGGAGGCGGGTCCTGCTCAGAAGCACATCCTGCTAGCAATAATCCTGCTCCCAATGGAATTGATAGTAGTAGATTTTTATATTTCATGTGATGTCATCTCCTTTTGCAGTAATATGTTTCTATTCAGACTATTCCCCTGAGTCTGCAATATAAACATGAGTGGAAGGTTACATATATTGCGGATAGATTACATAAAAATTTTTCAGTTCTTATACGACAAAACATGAAAAACCTCTGGCCCTGATCCAGGAAGAACTTCAAAAAAAGCTGAACGCACATAAATTTTTCTATCCGCACAGAAAAAATTTTAAGTGCATATATTTTTCAGCTATCCGCACATAAATCTTTCCAGATAGAAAAAAACAATAAGAGTTTGGTTTTGCAAAATACAGTCATTTTCTTCATTACTTTACTGATACCTTATCTTTTTTTGCTATCGGCGCAGGTTTTCCAAACAAATATCCCTGAAAAAGCTGGTATCCCTTGCTCCGAAGCCAATCAAAATCCTCCCGGGTTTCAATCCCTTCAGCAAGCGGGACTGACCCCATCTTCAATGCCTGCTGTAAAAAAGCTTCCGCTGTTTTCTGTTTTTCTGGATCTGTTGACACGCCCTGAACATATTTCATATCCAGCTTCATATAATGCGGCTTCAGCTCGCTCAATAACTCGACCGTGCTGAACCCGGCTCCCACATCATCCAGTGCATACTGGAATCCTTTTTCCCTATAATAAGCGAGGATCCTTTTCAAATGATCCGTATCCTCCACTTTATCCGTTTCCACTACCTCAAATACGAGCTGATTCGGATCGACTCCTAATCGTTTCGCAAGCTGTACCGTTGATTTCAGGCAGAACTCCGGTGAGTAAATGCTTGTAGGAATAAAATTGATGAATGCCTTTTTATCAATAAACGAAGCAAACCTGACCGCCGTCATCCGGCACAAACGATCGAGCGCATACAATCTCCCGCGCTTTCTGGCTGCACCAAATATCTCTCCCGGAAAAATCACCGACCCATCCTCCCGGTAAAATCTCGCCAGCATTTCATAAGCAAACACTTCTTCATCTCCTGTTAAAATAGGCTGTGCATGACAGGTGACCAGCCCATTGGCAATCACTTCATCAATCCACCGGCTATCCAGGATCTCAGCAGCCTCCGCAATGGGGCGCCACCCTTCATCGCCCGACCTGAAGCTGACACTTTCAGCCTCCATATGATCCCTGCAAAAATCAAGAAAATCCCGCATGCCATTTTCCTTCAGCACGAACCGGTCTGATTCAGCTTCCACCAAAACACCTTTTCGCTCCAAATGATCTGCCACACTTGAAAACATTCGGCAATTTAGTTCTCCACCTGCCATTACCTCAAAGCGCAAATCCTCTACCATACAAGCATTACAGCTCATCCTAAGCCCATCCTTATTATGTAATAGTTCTATTTTACTACATTACCGGATTGCTTATAGGTAAAACGCATTGAATCAGTTTTTAAAATAAAAAGAATGAATGATTAATGCAACAAGATAGTCGTGATTGTTGTCCTCCACATTGATTTCCTGAACCCCGCTAATGATATGACTTTGTTTTAATCTGCCAAGCACGGCTGATTCTCCAGATAAGGTAATGGCTGACATAACCGATGACGCAGAGGATATATAAGAAACGTCATGAAGTCTGTATTCAATAGCTTCTTTTAATTTTGCTGCATTCTTTAATGTGATTACTGTATGGGCTTCTCCTATTTGCGTTCCGTTCATATAGATCGTCCATTGATCCTGTTGGCTTATCCACTTTTTACGATACCAGCGTACATCATACAAATCTTGGTCAATGCGCACTTCAAAAGACAAATACCAAATTTAAACCGAAGCTATCTCCTAAAGCATACTGCCATCTCTGAGGAAAATACCGCTTTACGTATCCTCTCAGATTTTGTCCTTTAAAAAGCGGCTTTTCAAACATTAACGAATTCTGGATATGATAAAATGACCAGTCATCATTGGATTTCGGCTGATAAGCCCGTTCCCTGTCTGCAAATCTTTTACTAATGAAAAAAATAACGACAGATGCAGCAGGAAACAAAAAGGCAGCCGCAAACATAGCGGGTTCAAATGCGTCAAATACCAAATATCGCGCAAGCAAGGTTAATATAAACAAAACAAAAATAATATTTAATTGAATCATTATGTTCACCTCAAATAAAAGACTACCTCCAGCCTCAGCCGAAGATAGCCTCTTTAATAATCACTCATAGCGCAAAGATTCAATTGGACTCAGCCTTGAAGCTTTATTGGCCGGAAGCAGTCCGAAGATAATCCCGATCGCCATTGAGAAGAATAGGGCTCCGGCGACGACCTGCCATGAAATGAGCGATGGCCATCCGGCAAAGAATGAAATCAGGGATGCCGAACCCCAGCCCAGCAGGATTCCCAGCACTCCGCCGATCAAGGTCAGGGTGACAGATTCGATTAGAAACTGTCCCATAATTTGTCCCCTGGTCGCTCCGAGTGCTTTGCGGATGCCGATTTCCCTTGTTCTTTCTGTTACAGAGACGAGCATTATATTCATGACGCCAATTCCGCCGACAAACAGCGAGATGCCGGCGATACTGCCGATGATTAACGTCATGACCTTTGTAATCTGGCCGATTCCTTCTGCCATTTCTTCCATGTTGATGACCATATAAGATTCTTCTGTATTATGCATCTTA
This region includes:
- a CDS encoding MarR family winged helix-turn-helix transcriptional regulator, yielding MFRCTKQEELIAARLFELNKQTMPKFERCTGISQSRLEILRELFEAEEITQRELQKKVNIDHAAVTRHLKQLEEKGMVIRRKNPEDNRFTYVRLTEEGKTKIAAYCEEKQRFISKILNGFSELERSTLLNMLTRIQENVDNM
- a CDS encoding nitroreductase family protein; this translates as MNKTIINDFKEIVTGRRSIRNYDPTVKISREEMAKILEEASLAPSSVNLQPWRFVVIDSKEGKETLAPLAKFNQRQVETSAAVVAVFVDMKSEAFIEKIYDTAVEKGYMPADVRDKQVPAIKGLVENMTFEQKKEMNLIDAGLVSMQLMLAARAHGYDTNPIGGYEKDRIAEAFDLDKERYYTVMLISIGKSADQGYKSVRLPVEDITEWK
- a CDS encoding putative quinol monooxygenase — translated: MIIIHAGFQIQTDKEKDFLAEIRPLIDASRAEEGNVSYDLLKDTEKAGSYTMVELWKDMDAVKFHNQTEHFTSFTATAPQYFAVPPQVKVYDAQPVDKK
- a CDS encoding GNAT family N-acetyltransferase, yielding MNTGKVKIEEVTADNWYDCCLLELSEEQRAYMEPNAVSIAQSKFETALRPYVIYLEDKAVGFLMFNTCLEELDAYWIYRIMVDKEHQGRGIGKKATELMIAEMAKLPNAKKLAVGYHPENLGAHHLYASLGFADHGHRFGKEMAVVKDLD
- a CDS encoding DUF1540 domain-containing protein, which codes for MAKDVLCEVNNCTYWEQGNKCAAEAIYVVSHKGKHASNSKETDCKTFEPEM
- a CDS encoding GNAT family N-acetyltransferase translates to MDIKTKRLTVRKFKSEDWQAVYEYTSNPEVMRYIPEGVFTEEAAKEFIRKNIEKAEHFPVFIDGEVLIGHIGFHKYFGDHTFEIGWVFNPKFYNKGYASEAAYAVLKYGFEELGVHRIIATCQPENPPSYRVMEKIGMRREGFFKKCIPHGDEWWDEYYYAILKEEWNSGK
- a CDS encoding general stress protein, with protein sequence MALVKEFNTINEAVQAANSLHGRGVAENEVFVLAHDDSITDTVADHSEAKKIGVDETGLGTAFKNMFQSQGDELRTKMEEIGLSQTEAESYEKTLDEGKILLICKDDNQSSFLGY
- a CDS encoding EAL domain-containing protein; the encoded protein is MSCNACMVEDLRFEVMAGGELNCRMFSSVADHLERKGVLVEAESDRFVLKENGMRDFLDFCRDHMEAESVSFRSGDEGWRPIAEAAEILDSRWIDEVIANGLVTCHAQPILTGDEEVFAYEMLARFYREDGSVIFPGEIFGAARKRGRLYALDRLCRMTAVRFASFIDKKAFINFIPTSIYSPEFCLKSTVQLAKRLGVDPNQLVFEVVETDKVEDTDHLKRILAYYREKGFQYALDDVGAGFSTVELLSELKPHYMKLDMKYVQGVSTDPEKQKTAEAFLQQALKMGSVPLAEGIETREDFDWLRSKGYQLFQGYLFGKPAPIAKKDKVSVK